ACGCGAACAGTTCTTTTTGTCCAAAGTCCAAAAACCACATTAACTGCAAATAAGCCGTAACCCTTTCTGTGTCTGGAATACAGGAAATATGGCTCTCAATGTGTCCAGATTATACGAACTTTTATGCTGGACATATATGTCTATTTATTTAGATATAAACTGAACACAAATAAAACAGAAAAACTCTATATGGAGTATTTCTTGAATTAATTTAATTTCCCTCTGACGCATACAAGGGAATTCCAATTTTTAACATCTGGTCTCTCAAATCTTGGGTTCGACCAGGAGGCAACTGAGCGTGTAAAAAAGAATTTACCTCGCTTACTCGTATATTTAATAACTCAGCTAGTACTGTCTTCGTGTAACCATGCCGTATTAAGCGAGGTTCTAAATCGTTAAGTCCCACAGTCAAGACAGCTTCAGCCATACCAAGAGTGACAGGCTTCGTTGCTGCTTGATAAGCGTCTTCAAAAGCCCTCTGCAAATAATGTTCGATTTGCAATGGAGTCGTCAATCGTTCTGCCAAAAATGCAATTGCCTCATTGGTAATCAAATCTTCAGGCAGATAATCATCGTGAATACACTCGCTCAACAGCCATTTTATATACTCAACTTGATGTCCTCTAATACCTTCTAAACTAAAAATATTGGTTCTAGCACCAATCTCTTCCAAAGATGGTCGACGCAAATCATTTTTCAATTTGGGATGTCCCAGCAGCACTACAGATAAAGTGCAACCATTCTGGCGTACCAATTCAATTAAACGCTTAATTTTGACTAACGTACCGTGATGAATGTCATGAGCTTCATCCACAAAAAGCACTACAGGCTTACGGCATTTTTGAATTAAAGCTAAGAATTTTCGTTCTCTGAGTTCTGGTTGGGTCGGTGGTTTAGCGTCCTTTTCTGTACTTAAATCGCAAAACAAAGCACTCATCAAAACCCCGACACTGACCTTATCTTTGTCAATTGCAAGGCAACGAGAAATAATAATGTCTTTTTCGGAGGACAATTCTAATTGCAGTCGTTGTAAAGTCGTTGTTTTACCACAACCAACAACACCTGTTAGAGCAATCAAACGACCTTGCCTAATTTGGGGTTTGAGTTCTTTGAATAGATTTGTCTGTTCTTGGGTCTCAAAATAGCCCACATGATCTAAGGTACGTTTAAGTCCAAAATAAGTCATGACATCACTCAACATGGCTCGTACCTGATAATGGGTTAAAGAAATCTCGAATTTGTTTCATTACCTCCTGCTTATTGAGAGTAGACACCAGAACCGCATTAATATAAGCCATTTGTTCAGGGGTGAGTTTGGCTAATGGGCGTGCCAAATAATCGGCGATCGCTAATTTGGCTGCAATCACCGTGCTGAATGTCAGTTCTTGAAATGGATTGGGGTCTACAAAAGGCTGCACCTTTAGTTGGGTTGTACTACTCCCGAATTCAGGCGGGTTGCCTTTACCAATCACAGAGTTCGGTAAAGACAACTGTTTAGCCAAAGATTCAATTCGGTCAGCCCGTTTCTGTGTTCGTGTTTTCTTAAAACTACGGTAGCGATGTAGGGGGATTGGGCCATCCACAGGCAGAAACGGCCCATAGCGACGTTCACCATGTTCTACGTACAGTTCGTTATCGAACAAGCCCCACCACAGAACTACAGTTTCTCCAGCCAAATCTGGCTCCACCTCATAAGCCACCCCCTCAACCGTAACGCGAGCATCGATGCCTACCTTACGGCGTTCTGGGGAGCGTGCAAATGTACAAAAACGTTCCCAATTACACATTTGACGGATACCGTTACTAGGTAAATTGCTCACCCAGTCTTCCATCCGGGAATGGGGTTCGCTGCGATGGGGTCGGCTATTGTAATGGAGCAAAAACTTCATCAACCAAGCGTTTGCCTCAGCTTCGGTCTCCGGTTCATGCAGATGGTAGAGAGTTTCGTGCATTTCTTTAACAGTGCGAAACGGTCGTTCCACCTTCCCCTTAGAACGAGCTGTCACCCGTCGTCCATCTTTGCCATTTGGTAAATGGGTACGTACTTCAATCCCCAAATAACCCATTACTTTTTGAAACACTAAGCTCTTGGCAATGGGCCCATTGTCCATATACAGCATTTGGGGAATGCCTTGAAAGGGAAAGTCAGTCTCCGACTTGAGTGACATGGCGGCAAACATAAACCGCAGTGCTGCCTCCACATCTTCACCGTAAACACCGTGGTATTCTTGGTATGCAAAACCACTACGGTCATCCACGACACTATAAAGCATCAACAAGGGATGTCCACGTCCCGGTTCTAGGAAGGCTGGTGCTTTTACGTGCTTGAGGTCTGATGGACTGAGGTCAAAATGCCAACATTGATTGCTATATTCTGCCTGGAAGCGAACAGCAGGTGGTTGTCGCAGCAGGGTATCGCGGTCGTAACCCCATTTGTTGAGATAACGATTGACGGTGGTTGGTTTGAGCAAACCGACTGGAACGCGAAGATGACCATCTGGTGTGTTGATGCCATCTTCTTCCAATAAGCGAATTGCTTGCACGGTAGATAAATGGCGACCTTTGCGGTTAGATGTGCGTATTTTAATGGCAGCAATGATTTCGCAGTATCGCTCTAGTCCGGCTTTAGGAATCACACGCGGGACATCACAATCAACGCGCCGCACTGGGCGAACAACATTTCCTTCTCGTAGTGTTCGATACACAGTATCTTCGGAAATGCCATACAGTTGAGCTATTTCTTGGACTAATACCCGACGAGATGGACTGCGCGGTGGTAGCTGCTCTAAGCGACGACGTAGGTCTACGATTGTATCAATTGGTATTTGTTTCTTTGGCATCTTATGATTTCTCCACCAATTTGTCGTGGCGTGAGTGGAGATGTTTACGTGACAACCAATCATAAAGGGTGGAAGGTGAACAATCGACTAGTTTGGCAATTGACCGTTTGCTCATTCCTTTGGCTAAATAACTGCGAATTTCTGCTTCCCTTGTGTCCAGTTTTAAATGTGCGGATTGTCGTCCTTTGGGTCGTCCTAAGGTTTTTCCTTCAGCTTTTCGTTTGGCTAATGCTTCGGTTGTTCTGAGTACAATCAATTCCCGTTCGATTTCTGCTGCCAAGCCCAAAACTGTTGCTGTGATTCGGCTTTGCATTGAATCATCTAGCACCATACCAAGTTTTACGATATGGACGTTAATTCCTCGGCGCACGCAGCACTCTAGCATTTCTAATACTTGTAGAGTAGAGCGTGCCATCCGACTGACTTCTGAGAAAATTACTACATCGGATTCAAGGGCAGTTTGAGTCAGTAGTTGTCCTACACCTCGCTCCGACCATTTCTCTCGTCCAGAAACTGTGTCTTCAATAAACTGGATGGGACTCAAAGCGTGTATGTTGGCATACTCCAAAATGCCATGTCGTTGGTTGTGTAGGTCTTGGCGATCGCTGGAGACTCTTAAATAAGCATAAATAACCATAGCCATATTGGCTGTCGGTTTAAACAGCTTCGAGCATTTAATTGAACGGTATTAGTCCAGATTAAACCACGAAAAGCGTACATAAACCTCGTCTACGTTGAAACCCGTAGTTTTTCCTCGTCAGGGTCAAGGTGATTTTTTACCCATAGGCGATCGCTAATTTCAAAGGGGTTAGAATGAATGTCTTGTTCAAATAAATGAACACGTTCAATCAGTTCAGCAGCAGATTGATAGCACGTGTGATAAGTAACATCTTCACGCAACCACTGCCACAGGTGTTCGACAGGCATAAAATCAGGACTGTAACTAGGTAAGGGTTGCAAGTTTATTTGTAAGACTTGCAATGCTTCGTTTACCAATTGTGCACGATGATAGGGAGCACCATCCCAAATTAAAGTGACCTCTTGGTCTGGAAATTCAGTTCTTAGATGCTTTAAAACATCAATCGTATTGAATCCCACATTCCGCAGGTGCGATCGTAAATGCTGTATTTTAAAAATGACTTAAATTTTGCATTTTAGAAGCATGAGAGCTTCACCACTAAATATTAGGGTACAGGATATTGACCACTGCGGCATAGTCGCAGGCATCTGTGATGAGATGAATCTAGTAGAACAAATTAACCGACTACTGGGAACTCACTCTCAAGAAATCATCAGTGCAGGTCAAGTTGTAAAAGCGATGATTTTAAACGGATTAGGGTTTGTGAGTGCGCCATTATATTTGTTTGAAAAGTTTTTCGTTGGCAAAGCTACAGAGCATCTTTTAGGAGAAGGAATACGTCCAGAACACTTAAACGATGACCGTTTGGGTCGAGTATTAGACAAATTGTATGAGGCTGGACTAACTGAAGTATTTGTGACAGTGGCGATTTGTGCAGCACGTAAATTCGGGGTCAAAATGGACAGCCTGCACCTCGATTCAAGTTCATTTCACGTTGATGGTGATTACATAAACAACCCAACAGCACAGGAGGCGGCGGAACCAGGAGGAATCGAAATTACCTATGGCTATTCAAGAGATCACCGCCCAGACTTGAAACAATTTATTTTAGACCTGATGTGCAGTGGGGATGGAGACATCCCGCTATACCTAAGAGTTGGAGACGGTAATGAATCGGACTCAGCGATGTTTGCTACCATAATCGCTGATTTTCAAAGGCAGTGGCAGATAGATGCTTTGTTTGTTGCAGATGCGGCCCTTTACACTGAAGAAAATTTGCAACAAATGAAACATCTTCGTTGGGTATCGAGAGTACCAGGCACCCTAACTGCGGCAAAAATGCTGTCAGAGAATATCCCAGAACAAGCATTCAATGACAGTGCAATGCCTGGGTATGAGATCGCAGCAATTTGTAGTGAGTATGGTGGTATACGACAACGTTGGTTGGTAGTTGAAAGTCAAGCGAGAAAAGATGCCGACCTCAAGCAGCTGGAAAAACGTTTAACTAAGCAATTATCAAAAGCCCAATCTGAACTGAGGCTGTTGTTAAACCAGGAATTTGCTTGCTCAAAAGATGCTCTGATTGCTGCACAACGCCTCAGCTCTAAGTTGCCCTTACACCAACTGGCTAATATCCAGGTGAATGAGGTAAAAAAACATACTGGACGTGGTAGACCCAGTAAGGATGCTTCCCCCACCTTTTACTACCAAGTTGATGCTTCACTTGAACCCAAGGAAATAGCGATCGCCATCGAAACCAAACGAGCCGGAAGATTTATTTTAGCCACCAATGTCCTTGATGCCGAAGAACTGAGCAATGACGATATTTTACGTGAATATAAGGCACAGCAGTCTACTGAGCGTGGTTTCCGATTTCTCAAAGACCCTTTATTTTTTACTTCAAGTGTGTTCCTCAACTCGACTGAGAGAGTCGCCGCACTAGCAATGGTTATGGGTTTGTGCCTGCTTGTTTATAGTCTTGGTCAAAAAGCTCTACGTCAAGCTTTGGAACGGGCAAAAAAAACTATTGATAATCAATTGGGTAAACCAACTTCTACTCCAACCTTACGTTGGGTGTTCCAATGTTTTATGTCCATTCATTTGGTTACGATCGCCCAAATAAAGCAAATTGCCAACTTAACCCATGAAAGGCAATGGATTCTCCAGTTTTTTGGTGCTCCTTGTCGAAAATATTATCTTCTTTCTTAACTAACCTGCGGAATGTGGGTTGAATTGGTCAGCTTTCAGGTAAGGAAAAATTTTGACTTTGGCATAGTTATAAACATAGATCCCATAAAAGGAAACCTTGGCTCTTCCTGGAGAGTTGGAACTGACCCAAAAACGCTCACCTTTAACTGACCAACCATAGCCTTCATCGCTATCAAGATGAATATGTGCCTCGTCGATAAAAATTAGCAAATGACCATTATGGAGAGCATCATCAAGCAAACCCTTGAGTTTTTCTAGAAACTCTCTACGTTTTTTACTGTTAGCTTTATTTAAAAGTTTACGTGCTTTTTTCCACGAAAACCCTAAGTTCTTGAGAGTCTTACGTATTGACTCTCGGCAACATTTGAGATTGAACTGTTTGTCAATCCAAGCCGCTAAACGCTTCAATGTCCAACGAGGCTTTTGCGTTATTGTCTGTTGTCTTTGTTGGGGTGGTGTTGCTGCAAACTCAAGAGCTTGACGAATCTCAGAATCAATTGCTGACTTTACTTCTGAGGGAAAAAAGGGGGATGACCACCTGTACGCTGATATAACAGTGCTTTTATACCTGAGAGATTGTAACGATGTACCCACTCCATTACTGTCTGAGGGTTACGCCCTGTTTCTCTGCCTACCTTTGTCGCACTTTTTCCGTTACATATTTCGTACAGTGCCATTAAACGCTCGCGAGTACGAGCATGATTCGCTTTTAATGCTTCTTCTCTCAATTTTGAGGCACTTTCATTCCAGCGATCGCATTCTACTCTGAGCATCCCTGTTTCATTCCCACTTACACCAAGTTAATACACAATACTATACATTCTTGAAAAACTCCAGGTTTCAAGATGGATGAGGTTTATATGTCCAGTAAAAAAGTTCGTATAATCTGGACACATCGAGAGCCATATTTCCTGTATTCCAGACACAGAAAGGGTTACGGCTTATTTGCAGTTAATGTGGTTTGAAAACCCTTGTTTGCAGTTTGAAAATTATGTTTGCAGTTTCATTTGCAATTATTGTGGTTTTGAGACCACCCTTATTTGCAGAGAATGTGGTTTCAAAATCGCCTTGTTTGCGGTTTAAAGCGTTTATGTTTGCAGTTCGCTACAATTAGGACGACCACTTTCAGTGGAACTTAGCCTAAGCAAGACACATTCCTTAGTAAAAATCAACTAGATAGTTTAGATGAGGATAAATTTGACACTGTAACGGATGAGAGATTAGTCAGCAGCCAAAACAATTTTTGATTTAGCCAATGTTGATCCAGAAAGACCTACCAAGCGATTTTCAACTCCCGCCGCACAATGAAGTGGCCTTAGAGATGATTAGGGAGGCGAAAGACTATGAATCCGCTTTGGCTCTAGCGGTTAGCGGTACAGCACTTGCTACAGGCAGCTTTATTACTCCAGTGGGCTGGGCAGCTTTTGCATTGGCTTACAAACCATTGGTAAGAATTCAAAAACTTGCAAGGCTGGAAAAATTAACAACTTCGCTTTTGGATGAGTTTAAAAACCAAGGAATACAAGTCTTTCCGGTGCTTACGATAGAAGATAAGAACCCTATCGACTTGTTTGTGAGATTTGAGCGAAAAATTCACCTGTTTATCTCCATTCGCTCAATAGGAGATAAGGAGATTGTCTACAACGAAGCCAGAGAGGTTTTGCAGATCAAGAGGAAAGACAAACATGGACTAAAAGTGTGGAACCCTTGCCCACTGCTTGAATTGGCAGATTACGAGAAGTGGTTGAGCAAGAACAGAGACTTGTTTGGGATGTCCTCAAGGGAAGCTACAAAAACGCCCTCAGCAAAAGTTTTGGTCTTATGGCCCTTCACCAAAGCGGCCGACGATCATAATTCACACCTTTATTCTGAAGTTGGAAGTATGAGAATTCTAGCTCTCAGAAGAAAAGGAACTGCATTTGTAATTCAACAGGAGGAAGTTACCGAGTTTATCAAGGCTTGGTTAGCCAAGTACGAATGACTAAAAACTGAAAACCCCGCGTCCCGGTAGGACAGCGAGGTTTTCCAATGGAATTGGGGTATCTGGTTTTGAAAGCGCCGGATTAATATCCCTAATAGTAATCTTATCTTACATGATTGGAGTGTTAAGCCATTGTTACACTGCCCACCCAGAGAAGAACAAGAATTCAGGAATTTTAAGTAATTTTGTGCTTATATTTCTGAAAGTTTGTGTTCTGAGATTACTGCCAAAGGATAGCTCCAATTCCTCCACCACACATCAAGGAGGAATTGCTCAATGTCACC
This region of Nostoc flagelliforme CCNUN1 genomic DNA includes:
- a CDS encoding IS1634 family transposase, with product MRASPLNIRVQDIDHCGIVAGICDEMNLVEQINRLLGTHSQEIISAGQVVKAMILNGLGFVSAPLYLFEKFFVGKATEHLLGEGIRPEHLNDDRLGRVLDKLYEAGLTEVFVTVAICAARKFGVKMDSLHLDSSSFHVDGDYINNPTAQEAAEPGGIEITYGYSRDHRPDLKQFILDLMCSGDGDIPLYLRVGDGNESDSAMFATIIADFQRQWQIDALFVADAALYTEENLQQMKHLRWVSRVPGTLTAAKMLSENIPEQAFNDSAMPGYEIAAICSEYGGIRQRWLVVESQARKDADLKQLEKRLTKQLSKAQSELRLLLNQEFACSKDALIAAQRLSSKLPLHQLANIQVNEVKKHTGRGRPSKDASPTFYYQVDASLEPKEIAIAIETKRAGRFILATNVLDAEELSNDDILREYKAQQSTERGFRFLKDPLFFTSSVFLNSTERVAALAMVMGLCLLVYSLGQKALRQALERAKKTIDNQLGKPTSTPTLRWVFQCFMSIHLVTIAQIKQIANLTHERQWILQFFGAPCRKYYLLS
- a CDS encoding winged helix-turn-helix domain-containing protein, encoding MGTSLQSLRYKSTVISAYRWSSPFFPSEVKSAIDSEIRQALEFAATPPQQRQQTITQKPRWTLKRLAAWIDKQFNLKCCRESIRKTLKNLGFSWKKARKLLNKANSKKRREFLEKLKGLLDDALHNGHLLIFIDEAHIHLDSDEGYGWSVKGERFWVSSNSPGRAKVSFYGIYVYNYAKVKIFPYLKADQFNPHSAG
- a CDS encoding ExeA family protein, encoding MLSDVMTYFGLKRTLDHVGYFETQEQTNLFKELKPQIRQGRLIALTGVVGCGKTTTLQRLQLELSSEKDIIISRCLAIDKDKVSVGVLMSALFCDLSTEKDAKPPTQPELRERKFLALIQKCRKPVVLFVDEAHDIHHGTLVKIKRLIELVRQNGCTLSVVLLGHPKLKNDLRRPSLEEIGARTNIFSLEGIRGHQVEYIKWLLSECIHDDYLPEDLITNEAIAFLAERLTTPLQIEHYLQRAFEDAYQAATKPVTLGMAEAVLTVGLNDLEPRLIRHGYTKTVLAELLNIRVSEVNSFLHAQLPPGRTQDLRDQMLKIGIPLYASEGN
- a CDS encoding helix-turn-helix domain-containing protein, which translates into the protein MLRVECDRWNESASKLREEALKANHARTRERLMALYEICNGKSATKVGRETGRNPQTVMEWVHRYNLSGIKALLYQRTGGHPPFFPQK
- a CDS encoding recombinase family protein — its product is MVIYAYLRVSSDRQDLHNQRHGILEYANIHALSPIQFIEDTVSGREKWSERGVGQLLTQTALESDVVIFSEVSRMARSTLQVLEMLECCVRRGINVHIVKLGMVLDDSMQSRITATVLGLAAEIERELIVLRTTEALAKRKAEGKTLGRPKGRQSAHLKLDTREAEIRSYLAKGMSKRSIAKLVDCSPSTLYDWLSRKHLHSRHDKLVEKS
- a CDS encoding transposase, whose protein sequence is MGFNTIDVLKHLRTEFPDQEVTLIWDGAPYHRAQLVNEALQVLQINLQPLPSYSPDFMPVEHLWQWLREDVTYHTCYQSAAELIERVHLFEQDIHSNPFEISDRLWVKNHLDPDEEKLRVST
- a CDS encoding IS481 family transposase, whose translation is MPIDTIVDLRRRLEQLPPRSPSRRVLVQEIAQLYGISEDTVYRTLREGNVVRPVRRVDCDVPRVIPKAGLERYCEIIAAIKIRTSNRKGRHLSTVQAIRLLEEDGINTPDGHLRVPVGLLKPTTVNRYLNKWGYDRDTLLRQPPAVRFQAEYSNQCWHFDLSPSDLKHVKAPAFLEPGRGHPLLMLYSVVDDRSGFAYQEYHGVYGEDVEAALRFMFAAMSLKSETDFPFQGIPQMLYMDNGPIAKSLVFQKVMGYLGIEVRTHLPNGKDGRRVTARSKGKVERPFRTVKEMHETLYHLHEPETEAEANAWLMKFLLHYNSRPHRSEPHSRMEDWVSNLPSNGIRQMCNWERFCTFARSPERRKVGIDARVTVEGVAYEVEPDLAGETVVLWWGLFDNELYVEHGERRYGPFLPVDGPIPLHRYRSFKKTRTQKRADRIESLAKQLSLPNSVIGKGNPPEFGSSTTQLKVQPFVDPNPFQELTFSTVIAAKLAIADYLARPLAKLTPEQMAYINAVLVSTLNKQEVMKQIRDFFNPLSGTSHVE